A single genomic interval of Primulina huaijiensis isolate GDHJ02 chromosome 7, ASM1229523v2, whole genome shotgun sequence harbors:
- the LOC140981080 gene encoding uncharacterized protein: protein MDACSGKRSAGGLTKSKKGYNVGLKDAAAERDQNIQFCYRIGCSGRIKYSQNTKLGTSDISKCPKPSLRSLNRNKTYGDSSRGNYVITSAKELNSDSTRKVSSKLESYPSGGGLSGGSKALEPTPLPITSQTGKLTVIETGSSSASSSIRPQKISQIRSGLHKPIALPASSIPSVSKSPNQGPSKDGCGSRYGLKSLKCNSIPDVMPSSSSSFSKPVRKNLMDKKILEREGLLSRRKTTAASSIDGNISPSNCSISIRDSRNSSRASGEVNKGVTSFRTQRAVNINNRTRLSTRPNMRNSSSARKPVSGSLQFSQSGTPINNGGSSSSQHFSANGFSSGSSSYSLSSSNDDYQSTLMPLTSGELGFTQFMSHDALQRYNIDGITELLLALERIERDEELTHEQILALDSSLFLGSLNIHDQHRDMRLDIDNMSYEELLALEDRMGSVSTAVPEEALTKCLRRSIYQVTSSELQASGMDEDGDNIKCSICQEDFALGDEIGALVECEHGYHITCINQWLRLKNWCPICKVAAAPSESSSS, encoded by the exons ATGGATGCATGCTCTGGTAAAAGAAGTGCAGGTGGGCTTACGAAATCCAAGAAAGGATATAATGTCGGTTTAAAAGATGCAGCTGCTGAAAGGgatcaaaatattcaattttgttACCGAATAGGATGCAGTGGCAGAATTAAGTATAGTCAGAATACAAAACTTGGAACCTCAGATATATCCAAATGTCCTAAGCCTTCTTTACGTTCTTTGAATAGGAACAAAACATATGGAGATTCCTCCAGGGGCAATTATGTGATAACCAGTGCAAAAGAGTTGAATTCTGATTCAACGAGAAAGGTGTCTTCAAAGTTGGAATCTTATCCATCAGGTGGTGGTCTTTCTGGTGGTTCAAAAGCTCTAGAGCCAACGCCTTTACCCATTACGAGTCAAACTGGAAAACTCACTGTGATCGAAACTGGAAGTTCTAGTGCATCATCGAGCATTAGACCTCAAAAAATATCTCAGATCAGATCAGGTTTGCACAAGCCAATTGCTTTGCCAGCTTCCTCTATTCCATCCGTTTCTAAAAGCCCAAACCAAGGCCCATCTAAGGATGGTTGTGGGAGCAGGTATGGACTCAAGAGTCTGAAATGCAATTCCATACCCGATGTCATGCCATCAAGTTCATCATCATTTTCAAAGCCAGTCAGAAAGAATCTGATGGATAAGAAAATCCTAGAAAGGGAAGGCTTATTGTCTCGTAGAAAAACAACTGCTGCATCATCCATTGATGGGAATATATCCCCTTCAAATTGTAGTATCTCCATCCGTGATTCAAGAAATAGTAGTCGAGCTTCTGGAGAGGTTAACAAAGGTGTCACTTCCTTCAGGACTCAGAGGGCAGTGAATATAAACAACAGGACAAGGCTTTCTACCAGACCAAATATGAGGAACAGTTCCTCTGCTAGGAAACCTGTTTCAGGTAGCCTTCAGTTTTCTCAATCTGGAACACCTATCAATAATGGTGGCTCAAGTTCTTCACAGCACTTTTCAGCAAACGGCTTTTCTAGTGGTTCAAGCTCCTATAGTCTTTCCAGCAGCAATGATGATTACCAATCCACTTTAATGCCTCTCACTTCGGGTGAACTCGGTTTTACTCAATTCATGAGTCATGATGCATTGCAGCGATATAACATTGATGGAATCACTGAG TTATTATTAGCTCTTGAGAGGATTGAACGAGACGAGGAGCTGACACATGAG CAAATCCTTGCCCTGGATTCCAGTTTGTTCCTGGGTAGTTTGAACATCCATGACCAACACAGAGATATGAGACTGGATATCGATAATATGTCATATGAG GAACTGTTAGCTCTAGAAGATAGGATGGGCTCAGTGAGCACAGCAGTTCCTGAAGAGGCACTGACAAAATGCCTCAGGAGGAGCATATATCAGGTTACCTCATCAGAATTACAAGCTTCCGGAATGGATGAAGATGGAGACAACATCAAATGCAGTATTTGTCAG GAGGATTTTGCTCTCGGGGATGAGATTGGTGCATTGGTGGAATGTGAGCACGGGTATCATATTACATGCATTAACCAGTGGTTGCGGCTTAAGAATTGGTGCCCCATTTGCAAGGTTGCTGCGGCCCCATCGGAATCGTCGTCTTCTTAG